The proteins below come from a single Chitinophaga pinensis DSM 2588 genomic window:
- a CDS encoding (Fe-S)-binding protein, whose amino-acid sequence MNVQLFIPCFVDQLFPETGFNMVKVLEKLGCNVEYNPNQTCCGQPAFNAGYWDEARSVANKFVKDFHTVDYIVAPSGSCTGFVRNYYGKLFDNSAAHNEVKTLRKNLFEFTEFLTDVLHVTDLGASLNGIATYHDACGALRECGIKEGPRKLLSNVKGLELKEMNDCETCCGFGGTFSVKFEPISIGMGEQKVNNAIASGADYLISTDLSCLMHLDGYIRKHELNIKTMHIADVLASGW is encoded by the coding sequence ATGAACGTACAGCTTTTTATTCCATGCTTCGTTGATCAGCTGTTCCCGGAAACAGGCTTCAATATGGTGAAGGTGCTGGAAAAACTGGGATGTAACGTCGAGTATAATCCCAACCAGACCTGCTGTGGCCAGCCGGCTTTTAATGCCGGGTACTGGGATGAAGCCCGCTCCGTTGCAAATAAATTCGTAAAGGACTTTCATACCGTAGATTATATCGTAGCGCCAAGCGGTTCCTGTACAGGGTTTGTCCGCAATTATTACGGCAAACTCTTTGACAATTCCGCCGCTCATAATGAAGTAAAGACACTGCGCAAGAACCTGTTTGAATTTACAGAGTTCCTGACAGATGTTCTCCATGTGACCGACCTGGGAGCTAGCCTGAACGGCATTGCCACTTATCATGACGCCTGCGGCGCCCTGCGTGAATGCGGTATCAAGGAAGGTCCGCGTAAATTGCTCTCCAACGTAAAAGGACTGGAACTGAAAGAAATGAATGATTGTGAGACCTGCTGCGGTTTTGGAGGTACTTTCTCTGTGAAGTTCGAACCGATCTCTATCGGTATGGGCGAACAGAAAGTAAATAACGCCATCGCAAGCGGTGCAGACTATCTCATCTCAACAGACCTTTCCTGTCTGATGCACCTGGACGGTTATATCCGGAAGCACGAACTGAATATCAAAACAATGCATATTGCTGATGTACTGGCCAGTGGCTGGTAA
- the ribH gene encoding 6,7-dimethyl-8-ribityllumazine synthase, which produces MSIHNQSLLNDAGILQSEDASVVIVYTEWNDAVINELVAGCDRSLAQYNVSKVSKVIVPGAFELPFACKQYWERTKGTHKQPGAIIAFGCVIRGETPHFDYVCKGVTEGLMQLNLDLPVPVIFGILTVDNMQQAQDRLGGIHGHKGEEAAITALKMISMMRQL; this is translated from the coding sequence ATGTCAATACATAATCAAAGTTTATTGAACGATGCTGGCATTCTCCAATCAGAGGATGCCAGTGTTGTTATAGTGTATACTGAATGGAATGATGCGGTGATCAACGAACTGGTTGCCGGTTGTGACAGGTCCCTGGCACAATACAATGTATCAAAAGTCTCCAAGGTGATCGTACCCGGAGCATTTGAATTACCATTCGCCTGTAAGCAATACTGGGAACGTACAAAAGGAACACATAAACAGCCTGGCGCTATTATTGCGTTCGGTTGTGTGATCAGAGGCGAAACCCCGCATTTTGACTATGTTTGTAAGGGCGTAACAGAAGGACTGATGCAATTAAACCTTGACTTGCCCGTACCTGTTATCTTTGGTATCCTGACTGTTGACAACATGCAGCAGGCACAGGACAGACTAGGAGGCATCCATGGCCATAAAGGGGAAGAAGCCGCGATTACCGCGCTGAAAATGATATCTATGATGCGTCAACTGTAG